Within the Acidimicrobiales bacterium genome, the region ACCTGCTGATCCAGCGCGAGATCGTCAAGCGCATCGTCATGAACCTGCTGACGCCGCCGGGCCTCGCCGTCGCCGACGTGGAACGCGTGCTCACGCTGCCCGTCGCCCACGCCCAGTGTCGCGAGTGGCTCAGCGCCCACCTGCCCAACGCCGAGTTCGTGGCCACGTCGTCGACCGCCGACGGAGCGCGCATCGTGGGCGAGCGCTACGCGGCGGACCCATCGGTGCGCGACGCGGCGGTCGGCCCCGCGCTGTCGGCCGCGCTCTACGGCTTGACCGTCGCCGCTAGCGACATCGAGGACCATCCCGACAACTCGACGCGCTTCGTGCTCGTGCGCCCGAAGGCGATCCCTGCCGCGACGGGCCACGACAAGACGTCGATCGTATGCTTCCAGCGCGCCGACACACCGGGGTCGCTGCATTCGATCCTGTCGCAGTTCTCGGCCCGCAACATCAACCTGACGAAGCTCGAGAGCCGCCCGACGAAGGCGGGTCTGGGCAACTACTGCTTCATCATCGATTTCGAGGGTCACCTCGACGACGAGGTCGTCTTCGACTGCCTCCGCGACCTGCGGGCGTCGCTCGCCGACCTCAAGTTCCTCGGCTCGTATCCGGCGGCGGGGGAGCACGGCCCGGCGATGCGTCTCGACGCCGAGGCGTCCTGGCGCGCCGCCGACGCCTGGGTCACGGGCCTGCGCGGCCAGATCGAGCGGTAACTTTCACGCGTCGTCACTTCTGTGAAGGCTTCTCCGTGTAGTGCACGGGCGATCCTTCACAGAAGTGCGTTGGAGGGGTGGCAGAGCGGACGAATGCGACGGTCTTGAAAACCGTTGAGGTGCAAGCCTCCGCGGGTTCGAATCCCGCCCCCTCCGCTCAAGCAGTCACGCGGCGGCGGCGCGGGATCGCCGGAGTCTGCGGCCGTAGACGAGGGCCAGGAGTCCGACGAAGAGCGCGACGAACACGAGCACGCTCAAGATGTCGGACTTCGCCTGACCTTCGGGATGCACGACCGGCCCGCTGCCCGACTTCGGGAACGTGATCGTCGCCGCCGCGTGTTCCTTCACGAGACCCGACTCGAGATCGAGGCGCGCGTGCCATGGGCCGGCGGGCAGCGCCTTGTTCAGCGTCACGAGCACAGGTTCGGTTTCGCCGACGCCGAGGGTCGTGCCCAGCTTCACGTCGAACGGACCCGCCGACAGCCCGCCCGGCCCGTTCGTCAGGCGCAATGAGCCCGACAGGTCGAGGGCGCGCCCGCCGGTGTTCTCGACGCGGGCGACGACCTGGGGCTGGCCCTTGTCGGTCCGGCGCGCCTGGATCCCGGTGACCCGGAAGCTCGACGGTGGTTCGCCACCCGGGCCCACCGAGAGATAGATGCGCACGCCGACGCGGTTGACGCTGGTGATGCTCTGCCCGGCGGTTGGCGTCGACGACACCGACGCCCACACCACGCCGTAGCGCTCGCCCTCGCTGGCGTCCTTCGGCACCGCGATAGTGACGGTGACGAGCTTCGTCTCACCGGGCGCGTACGAGTCGGTCGAGGGCTCGACGGTCGTCCACGTGGTGAGTTCGTTGCGGGCGTGCCCGTCGCCGAAGCGGAACTCGCCGTCCTTGATCGACGCCGAGGCTGCGTAGGTGTCGATCGACTCGGTCTCGTTGGTGTTGTTCGACACGCGGACCTTGCGGCTGATCGTCGTTCCGGGCGCGACGTGGTCGACGATGTACACGCGGGCGCGCGGGTCGTTGGCGCGATTCGTTGGCGCCTCGGCGAGTGCGATGCCGATGCTGCCTTGCGCTTGTTGCGCCTCGGCGCGAGGCATGCACGTCGCCGCCATTAACAACGTGAGGAGCGCGAACACGACGCGGCGCATCGACACTGTCTACGCGATCGAGTGGGTGATGGTGCCCGAGTATGTGCCGGCGACGGCGTTGGCCGGGATGTGCACCACGATGGTCGGGTTCCAACTGACGCTGAACGCCACCGCGCCGCTGGCGGTGAAGGCGACCGCGCCCGCAGTGAGCGGGACGGCGAGACCGGCGTTGAGTTGGCCGGGGACGTTGGTGAGCAGCACGCCGCTCGTGCTCGTCGCCGAACCCGACCAGTAGTAGATCTGCGACTTGCCGATCGTCTCGTTGGCGGTGCCGCCACCGGTGGTGAACACCGACGTGGTCACCGTCGCGGTGAACGCCAGCGTGAGCAGGTTGCCGCTGCCGGTGACGGTGCCTAACTGCGCGGACTGCGTCGAGCTACCGACCGAGGTCGAGCCGAGGTTGGCGCTCGCCGGCACGCTGATCGACAAGGTGGCGCGGGCCGGTGGCGCGAAACCGACGATGCTGAGCGCGGCCAGCGCGCTCAGCATCGTCAGGTGAAGAGCATGACAGCGGCGGATCACCGTCGCCCATGTTCGTCCGGTCAGGCGACCGAGTGCGTGACGGTTCCCGTGTAATCGCCGGCGACGGCCGCGGCCGGCACGTTCACGATGAGTGTCGGGTTCCACGTGACTGAGTTGTTACCGACGACCACAGTGGCGGAGAACGCGGTGCGGGACGCGCTGAGCGCCACCTTGTTGGCCGACAGCAGCTGGCCCGGGGTGAAGGTGCCGACACCCGACGACGCCGTCGCCGCGCCCGACCAGTAGTCGATCACGGACTTGCTGATCGTCTCGTTCGCGGTCGCGCCGCCGGTCGTGAAGTCGGTGCTGCTCACGCTGCCGGTCCAGGAACCGAGGAGCGCCCCGCGCCCGTCGGAGATGGTGATGGCGCCGAGCTGGGCGGACGTGGAGGCTGAACCCGTCGCTACAGAGCCGAGGTTCGCACTGGCCGGGGCAGTAATCGCGAGGCTGCCGGCGGTGAGAGTGAACGTCGTCGTCGTGTCGCCGCTCGTCGCCGCGTAGGCGGGGGAAGCGAGGGCTGCAGCGCACGCCAGGGCCAGTGCCCCAATTGCCGCGGTCGCGGCGCGCATGCGGTTTGACATGTTCATGGATGGCCCATCGTCCTTTGGGACTAGGGCCATTAGTCCATTACGAAAAATTGGGATTTCGTTGATATTTGGTATGGCGCGGTGTCGGTCGTAACCGCCCCTCCCGGCGATGACCAACGGCTCTACCGGTCACTCGGGGTGTGGCCCACCCTGAGAAACGGTTGCACGGTGTGAGGAGGAACGTTGTCCCGTTCGACGCGCGAGGCGGTGGTTGTCGAAACGACGGGCGCCGACGCGGCCGACGCCGACACACCGTCCCCGCCGATCGTCGTGGTGGCGAACCTCACGAAGCAATTCGACGGCTTCGAGGCGGTGAAGGACGTGAGCTTCGAGGTCCAACCCGGCCAGGTGTTCGCGTTCCTCGGGCCAAACGGCGCCGGGAAGTCGACCACCATCAACATGCTGTGCACGCTGGCGCGACCGACGAGTGGGACCGCCACGGTCGCCGGTTTCGACGTGGCCACGCAAGCGAAGCAGGTGCGGCGACGCATCGGTCTGGTATTCCAAGAGCAGACACTCGACGATCAGCTGACGGCCGAGGAGAACCTGCGCTTCCACGCCGTCCTCTACGACGTGCCCCGCAGCGAGGTCAGTTCACGAATCCGCGGCGTGCTGGAACTGGTCGACCTGGCCGATCGCCGCCGCGACCTTGTGTCGACGTTCTCGGGTGGCATGGCGCGGCGCCTCGAGATCGCTCGCGCCCTGCTGCACACGCCGCGGGTGCTGTTCTTGGACGAGCCGACGCTTGGTCTCGACCCGCAAACCCGGGCGCTCATGTGGGCCGACGTGCTGCGCCTGCGCGACGAAGAGGGCGTCACGGTGTTTCTCACGACCCACTACATGGACGAGGCCGAGTACGCCGACCGCATCGCCATCATCGACCACGGGCAGATCGTCGCCCTCGACACGCCCGACAACCTGAAGGCTCTCGTGGGTGCCGACACCGTCACGATCGTCACGGGCGACGACAACGTGGCGCAACGCGCCCTCGCCGCCGCCGGTTACCGCGTGCGACAGACGCCGGACGGCATCGTCGCCTTCGTCGACGACGGCGAGTCCGCCGTCGTCGGTCTCCTCGCCGCGGCCTCGGTGCCAGTACGCCAGGTGCACGTCCACCGGCCCACCCTCGACGACGTGTTCCTCCACTTCACCGGTCGGGCCATCCGCGAGCAGTCCGGCGACAACCATGCGATGGGCCGCATGGCGCGGGCGCGGTTCGGGCACCACCGGTAGGAGCGGCCATGACGACCGTCCCCTCCCGCCCCTCGGAGCGACTGGCGTCGCGCGAGCCCGGCCTGCCCCACGAACTTCGGACCGCCGCCATGGTCTGGCAACGTGAGTTGCTCCGCTTCGCCCGCACCCGGATCCGCATCCTCACCGGGTTCACCCAGCCGATCCTGTTCCTGTTCGTTCTCGGCTACGGGATCAGCCCACTCGTCGGTACCACCGGCGGCTTCGACTTCAAGAAGTTCGTGTTCCCCGGCGTCGTCGCGATGAGCGTCGTCAGTACCGCCATCTTCGGTGCCATGTCCATCGTGTGGGACAGGGAGTTCGGGTTCATGCGCGAGATGCTCGTCGCCCCCGCAAGCCGCGCCGCCCTCGTCGTCGGCAAGGCTGCTGGCGGCGCGACCGTCGCCACGCTCCAGGGCACCGTCATGCTCGCCCTCGCTCCCGCCATCGGCGTCCACCTCACCGTCCTGCTCGTGCTGAAAGTGGTCGCGCTCTGCCTACTGATGGCGGTCGCCCTCACTTCCTTCGGCGTGTTCCTCGCCAGCCGCATCGATCACATGGAGAGCTTCGGCGTCGTCGTGCAACTGGTGCTGTTCCCCATGCTGTTCCTCTCAGGCGCCATGTTCCCGCTCAGCGGCCTGCCGGCCTGGCTCAGCGTGCTCACCCGGGTCAATCCCCTCACCTACGCCGTCGATCCCCTCCGCCGCACCGTGTTCGCCGCCCAGAACCTGCCGCCCGCCGCGCGCGCCCGATTCCCCACTGGGGTCGAGTTGTTCGGGCACACGCTCGGGACTGCGTCAGAACTCGCCATCGTCGCGGGCATCGCCGCGGTCTTCCTCACTCTGTCGGTGCGCGCGTTCGGCCGGCCATCGTGACCGCCAACGAGAAAACAGCGATCGTCGTCGGAGTCGACGGCTCTGACAACGGTCGCCGGGCCATGGCGTGGGCCCTCGACGAAGCCAAAGCGCGCGGGCTGTCGTGTCTATTGGTCCACGCGGTGGACTTCGGATTCGCGGCTGCGAGCCCCTACGCAGGCGTCACGTTCGACCAGTTGCGCGACGCAGGCCAGGCGGTACTCGACACCGAGCTGGCGATCGCTCGCGACGCCGGCGTGCCCGTCGAGGGCCGTCTCGTGATCAGCTCGGCGGCGCAGGCGCTCATCGATGCATCCCGAGACGCGGCGCTGCTCGTTGTCGGCAGCCGCGGCCGGGGCGGCTTCACCGGCATGCTGCTCGGATCCGTGTCGACCGCGTGTGTGCACCACGCGCACTGCCCGGTTGTCGTGATGCGTCCACCAGAACCCGAAACCACGAAGAACTGAAACGGCGCCATTACACCACCGCCCTGAGGGTCGTCGTTCTCGGCCTCGGTGTGTATCTGCTGTTGCCGCGCGTCGCCGGTCTGCGTGACGCGCTCGACAGCCTTGTCCGTCTTCAGTGGTGGCTCGTTCCCGTTCTCGTCGGGCTCGAGGCCGCCAGCCTCGCCCTGTACGCCGAACTGGCACGCGCGGTGTTCGGTATGGAGGGAGTCGCACCCACACGGCGACTGCTCGTGCTCGCAGTTCTGGCGGGCACGGCGCTCGGCAAGGTATTGCCGGGCGGCACCGTCGCGGCGCTGCCGCCGACGGTCGGGATCTTGCGCCGTGAGCACCTCGATCCGGCGCTCTCGGCGACGGCGCTGTTGGCTAGCGGGGTCCTGTCGTCGCTGGTCCTCGTCGTCGCGCTCCCGGTCGTTTCGGCGGCGTCGGTTCTCGCCGGCGGAGGCGGCGCGGCTGCGCTCGGCCTCGGTGGCGTCGTCCTGGCGATCGGCGTCCTTGCCGGTCTCGGCTGGCTAGGCGTCCGCGACCCCGACCTTGGCCACTACCTGTCGGCGCGGCTGAACGGGTTGGTGCGCGGGCAACGGTTACGCGCGTGGTTGCACGTCGAGGACGCCGCCGCCGGACTCGAACGCGCGGCCGTCGCGCTCCAAGCCGTCGCCAGCAACGGGCGGGGTATGGCGCGTGCGGCCGGACTCGCGCTCGCCAGTTGGGCGTGCGACCTCGGAGTCATCGCCGCGCTCGCCCTTGCCGTGACGCGAGGCGCGCCCCTCGCGGGCGTCGCCCTCGCCTACGTCGTCGGCCAACTCGCCGCCGCGCTTCCTTTGACGCCCGGTGGCATCGGTGTGGTCGAAACCGCCATGATCGGCGCCCTTGCGACACAAGGCATGCCCGCTGGCGAGGCGGCGGCCGTCGTGCTCACCTGGCGGCTCGTAAGCCACTGGCTCCCGATGCTGGTCGGCCTCGTCGTTTACGCGTCCGTCCGCCCTGTCTCGAACGCCGCGCGACCGTGATCACCGGACAAGGGTCCTTTGCCCCTACCCCGACGGCGTTCGCGCGCACGACGATGGCGTCACAAGCGATTGGAGAAAGACCATGCAAGCAAGCGTCGGCGATCGCATCGTGATCCAAGGGCACCGTGTCGGAGAGCCCGAACGCGATTGCGAAGTCCTCGAAGTCCATGGACCCGATGGTCACGCGCCCTTCCTCGTCCGTTGGGGCGACACGGGTCACGAGTCGTTGTTCTTCCCCGGCTCGGACGCCACGGTCCAACACTTCGAACACGCCCGAGCCTGAAGGAAACCTGCCAATGCAAACCATCGACGCACTGCGCCGCTCGAGTGTCGGCATCCGACCGGAGCAAACCATCCGTGAAGCGGCGGTTCTCATGGACAAAGCCGGAGTCGGTTCCATCGCCGTCATCGACGGCGCGAACTTGGTTGGGATCGTTACTGACCGCGATCTCGTTCGCCGCGCCTTGGCGCGCGGCCTGCCCGACGACGCGCGCGTCGACGCGGTGATGTCGTCGCCGGTCGTCACCGTGCCGGCGGACTCCGAGCTGCACGACGTCTTCGCCGTGTTCCGCACCCATGCCGTACGTCGCCTCGCAGTGGTCCGCGGCGCGGCGTTCCAAGGGATGATCTCGATCGACGACCTGCTGCTCGACCTGTCCGCGGATCTTGCCGACCTGGCCCGACCCGTCACGGCCGAAGTGTTGTTCAGCCACCACGACAACCCGGTGCCCGCCACCACCTGACCGGCGCATCCCCGTTTTCGGCCGCTCGGGAATCACGACCGAACCGCTACTGACGACCGCAGTTCGGGAGTGTGGCGACTAACCTCGGCGTCTTCGGGAGAGGTGCGAGAGCGGCCGAATCGGACTCACTGCTAATGAGTTGACCTGGGAAACTGGGTCCGAGGGTTCAAATCCCTCCCTCTCCGCCAAACCAACTCGCTCGGTCGAGGTTTGATGCCGAGTTCTGGCCGCCATTTCGCGTCTACGACGCGGTTTGGCGACCAAGACGTGGCACAGAAGTCCGATTCGTCGGTAACCCGCCATACTCAGCCAGAGTCGTTGCTGAGAATCTTCTCAGGCTTAGCCACCGTAGGAATTCAGCAAACCGCCGTTCCTTGAGTCTGACGAGCAGAGTCGTTGCTCGCGAAAGGGGAAACGGTGGGGCAATTTCGCAGGCGCGCGCTTCGGTCGCGCGTTCTTCTCGTACTAACCGCGGTGTGCACGCTGGCGACCTTCGTCGCCAGCCCGGAAAGCGCCCGCGCGGCGCTGCCGAGTCTGCCGCCCGCGCCGACGGTGACGCCGTTG harbors:
- the pheA gene encoding prephenate dehydratase, with the protein product MTTELRRIGFLGPRATFTEEALQGEADLAEAEHVAFGSMVDTLAAVEDGRVDAAIVPIENAIEGTVNETLDALIFNHDLLIQREIVKRIVMNLLTPPGLAVADVERVLTLPVAHAQCREWLSAHLPNAEFVATSSTADGARIVGERYAADPSVRDAAVGPALSAALYGLTVAASDIEDHPDNSTRFVLVRPKAIPAATGHDKTSIVCFQRADTPGSLHSILSQFSARNINLTKLESRPTKAGLGNYCFIIDFEGHLDDEVVFDCLRDLRASLADLKFLGSYPAAGEHGPAMRLDAEASWRAADAWVTGLRGQIER
- a CDS encoding ATP-binding cassette domain-containing protein; its protein translation is MVVETTGADAADADTPSPPIVVVANLTKQFDGFEAVKDVSFEVQPGQVFAFLGPNGAGKSTTINMLCTLARPTSGTATVAGFDVATQAKQVRRRIGLVFQEQTLDDQLTAEENLRFHAVLYDVPRSEVSSRIRGVLELVDLADRRRDLVSTFSGGMARRLEIARALLHTPRVLFLDEPTLGLDPQTRALMWADVLRLRDEEGVTVFLTTHYMDEAEYADRIAIIDHGQIVALDTPDNLKALVGADTVTIVTGDDNVAQRALAAAGYRVRQTPDGIVAFVDDGESAVVGLLAAASVPVRQVHVHRPTLDDVFLHFTGRAIREQSGDNHAMGRMARARFGHHR
- a CDS encoding lysylphosphatidylglycerol synthase transmembrane domain-containing protein, which translates into the protein MCAPRALPGCRDASTRTRNHEELKRRHYTTALRVVVLGLGVYLLLPRVAGLRDALDSLVRLQWWLVPVLVGLEAASLALYAELARAVFGMEGVAPTRRLLVLAVLAGTALGKVLPGGTVAALPPTVGILRREHLDPALSATALLASGVLSSLVLVVALPVVSAASVLAGGGGAAALGLGGVVLAIGVLAGLGWLGVRDPDLGHYLSARLNGLVRGQRLRAWLHVEDAAAGLERAAVALQAVASNGRGMARAAGLALASWACDLGVIAALALAVTRGAPLAGVALAYVVGQLAAALPLTPGGIGVVETAMIGALATQGMPAGEAAAVVLTWRLVSHWLPMLVGLVVYASVRPVSNAARP
- a CDS encoding CBS domain-containing protein; this encodes MQTIDALRRSSVGIRPEQTIREAAVLMDKAGVGSIAVIDGANLVGIVTDRDLVRRALARGLPDDARVDAVMSSPVVTVPADSELHDVFAVFRTHAVRRLAVVRGAAFQGMISIDDLLLDLSADLADLARPVTAEVLFSHHDNPVPATT
- a CDS encoding ABC transporter permease; protein product: MTTVPSRPSERLASREPGLPHELRTAAMVWQRELLRFARTRIRILTGFTQPILFLFVLGYGISPLVGTTGGFDFKKFVFPGVVAMSVVSTAIFGAMSIVWDREFGFMREMLVAPASRAALVVGKAAGGATVATLQGTVMLALAPAIGVHLTVLLVLKVVALCLLMAVALTSFGVFLASRIDHMESFGVVVQLVLFPMLFLSGAMFPLSGLPAWLSVLTRVNPLTYAVDPLRRTVFAAQNLPPAARARFPTGVELFGHTLGTASELAIVAGIAAVFLTLSVRAFGRPS
- a CDS encoding universal stress protein; this translates as MTANEKTAIVVGVDGSDNGRRAMAWALDEAKARGLSCLLVHAVDFGFAAASPYAGVTFDQLRDAGQAVLDTELAIARDAGVPVEGRLVISSAAQALIDASRDAALLVVGSRGRGGFTGMLLGSVSTACVHHAHCPVVVMRPPEPETTKN